One region of Pseudoalteromonas galatheae genomic DNA includes:
- a CDS encoding response regulator, with product MSTLVLICDDSKLARRQLARSLPDDWDIKVEFAENGLDCIKQIKALSPEILFLDLNMPQMDGYEVLQAITEQGLSVLTVVVSGDIQPNAHQRVIELGAIDFIRKPCDAAKLAEIIEHHGIKDKAIRESLVHKLGEQLDPEIRDIYQELTNVAMGQAGDLLARLLNVFVELPIPNVNVLEVNELHMALQAIDASATTSGVCQGFIGGGVSGEALLLLNDSSFKEIASLMNYHGELNTKVELELLMDISNILIGAILTGLSRQLDMSFSQGHPVVLGQHCDVAELVKANKARWQRTLAIEISYGIEHHNINCDLMLLFTEDSLKTLKYKVAYLLDD from the coding sequence ATGTCAACATTAGTCCTAATTTGTGACGATTCAAAACTTGCCCGTCGGCAGCTGGCGCGTTCACTGCCGGACGACTGGGATATTAAAGTAGAATTTGCAGAGAATGGACTCGATTGTATCAAGCAAATAAAAGCACTCTCTCCAGAGATTCTATTTCTCGACCTTAACATGCCACAAATGGATGGCTATGAAGTGCTGCAAGCCATTACTGAGCAGGGGTTGTCGGTACTTACCGTCGTTGTTTCCGGGGATATTCAGCCCAACGCACATCAACGAGTGATTGAGCTCGGCGCTATAGACTTTATTCGAAAGCCTTGCGATGCAGCTAAGCTTGCTGAAATTATCGAACATCATGGGATAAAAGATAAAGCTATTCGAGAAAGCTTAGTTCATAAACTTGGTGAGCAGCTAGACCCAGAGATCCGTGATATCTATCAAGAACTTACCAACGTAGCTATGGGACAAGCCGGCGATTTGCTGGCACGGTTACTCAACGTATTTGTCGAATTACCCATTCCAAACGTTAACGTACTCGAAGTCAACGAGTTACATATGGCACTGCAAGCCATTGATGCTAGTGCAACTACGTCGGGTGTTTGCCAAGGTTTTATTGGCGGTGGTGTTTCTGGAGAGGCGTTGCTCTTACTCAATGACTCAAGTTTTAAAGAAATCGCGTCTTTGATGAATTATCATGGCGAACTTAATACCAAGGTTGAGCTTGAGCTATTAATGGATATTAGCAATATCTTGATCGGTGCAATATTAACAGGGCTATCACGGCAGCTTGATATGTCGTTTAGCCAAGGTCACCCAGTTGTGCTTGGTCAGCATTGCGATGTTGCAGAGCTTGTGAAAGCTAACAAGGCGAGATGGCAAAGAACACTCGCGATTGAGATTAGCTATGGCATAGAGCATCACAACATTAATTGTGACCTTATGCTGTTATTCACGGAAGACTCGCTTAAAACCTTAAAATATAAAGTAGCCTATTTATTGGATGATTAA
- a CDS encoding sensor domain-containing diguanylate cyclase — translation MPAADFDMNEIHWLMDMFNTVDVGLVVLDRDYKVCIWNGFMENHSGLLPSAVKDKDIFDLFPSIDEQWFRSKAEPVFVLKNRSFTIWEQQPYIFRFKNYRPITGKADYMYQNATFIPLTTVTGDVGHICVIIYDVTDEAINKLELESLNKQLEKISRTDSLTQLHNRGFWEETLKQEFKRLKRNQGQSALLMFDIDHFKRINDEYGHSGGDEAIRHISDLLRKTLRETDTAGRYGGEEFAVTLLDTDVKGAITFAERLRSLIENSSIYYDEQQIKITVSLGVAVYEESFEKHEQWIEAADSALYVSKEGGRNRVTVYSEDMANE, via the coding sequence ATGCCTGCAGCCGATTTTGATATGAATGAAATCCATTGGTTAATGGATATGTTTAACACCGTAGATGTAGGCTTAGTGGTGCTTGATCGCGATTATAAGGTCTGCATTTGGAACGGCTTTATGGAAAATCATTCTGGTTTATTACCAAGTGCCGTCAAAGACAAAGATATTTTTGATTTGTTTCCAAGTATTGATGAGCAATGGTTTAGGTCAAAAGCTGAGCCTGTATTTGTGTTAAAAAATCGCTCATTTACTATTTGGGAGCAGCAGCCGTATATTTTCCGTTTCAAAAACTATCGACCTATCACGGGTAAAGCGGATTATATGTATCAGAACGCAACGTTTATCCCACTAACTACCGTAACAGGCGATGTTGGGCATATCTGTGTGATTATTTATGATGTAACCGATGAAGCAATTAATAAGCTAGAACTTGAGTCTCTGAATAAACAATTAGAGAAGATCAGCCGCACAGACAGTTTAACTCAGTTACATAATCGTGGGTTTTGGGAAGAAACTTTAAAACAAGAGTTTAAGCGTTTAAAGCGTAATCAAGGTCAAAGTGCATTGCTTATGTTTGATATTGACCACTTTAAGCGTATTAATGATGAATATGGTCACAGCGGAGGGGATGAGGCTATTCGCCATATTTCAGATTTGTTGCGTAAAACACTGCGAGAAACAGATACCGCAGGTCGCTACGGTGGTGAAGAGTTTGCAGTAACTTTGCTCGACACGGATGTAAAAGGTGCAATCACATTTGCTGAAAGACTACGTTCGCTAATAGAAAATTCATCGATTTATTACGATGAGCAACAAATTAAGATAACGGTTAGCCTTGGTGTTGCCGTGTACGAAGAGTCTTTTGAAAAACATGAGCAATGGATTGAGGCGGCAGACAGCGCTTTGTACGTGTCGAAAGAAGGTGGAAGAAATCGAGTAACGGTTTACTCAGAAGATATGGCCAACGAATAA
- a CDS encoding porin encodes MKRTLAATLIASVTTIPTVNAIEIFKDEKNSVTVGGFIDARVINTQGETELVNGASRINFDFKRQLKNNWQAFALLEWGVNPVGSSDIVYSNRFESIQDEFLYNRLGYVGVKHDEYGQITLGKQWGAWYDVVYSTNYSLVWDGNAAGVYTYNKDDGAINGTGRGDKVLQYRNQFGKLSFAVQAQFKSDDFYTCDVVDISSSSCETLFNQGNNAAQMVEFNSTYGASLTYAATENLTLTAGVNRGEFDIVYAAGRNQSVKDLIYGVGITYGDFYKPGWYAAANINKNENHDTDNLGRLIKDAVGLESLISYRFDNDVRTFIAYNVFDAGDDYVIQPNFNADPNDVFKRQFAVIGAHYFMSEDTILYIEARKDFSDFSSADAAQEAQMSQTEDDGIAIGFHYTL; translated from the coding sequence ATGAAAAGAACACTTGCTGCCACCCTAATCGCTAGCGTGACTACAATTCCAACAGTGAACGCTATCGAGATATTCAAAGATGAAAAGAATAGTGTCACGGTTGGCGGCTTTATCGATGCTCGAGTTATTAATACTCAAGGCGAGACTGAGTTGGTAAACGGCGCATCGCGTATTAACTTTGACTTTAAACGCCAATTAAAAAACAACTGGCAGGCTTTTGCACTACTAGAATGGGGCGTAAACCCAGTTGGTAGTAGTGATATTGTTTACAGCAATCGCTTCGAATCAATACAAGATGAGTTTTTATATAACCGATTAGGTTATGTTGGCGTTAAGCACGATGAATACGGCCAAATTACCCTAGGAAAACAATGGGGAGCATGGTACGACGTAGTATACAGCACCAACTATAGCCTAGTTTGGGATGGTAATGCCGCAGGTGTTTACACCTATAACAAAGACGACGGCGCTATCAATGGTACTGGTCGTGGTGATAAAGTGCTGCAATACCGTAATCAATTTGGCAAGCTGAGCTTTGCTGTACAAGCCCAGTTCAAATCTGATGATTTTTATACTTGTGATGTCGTTGACATTTCGAGCAGCTCATGTGAAACCCTGTTCAATCAAGGGAATAACGCGGCACAAATGGTAGAGTTTAATTCAACCTATGGCGCTTCACTGACCTATGCAGCCACTGAGAACCTGACCCTCACAGCGGGCGTTAACCGTGGCGAGTTTGATATAGTGTATGCTGCTGGTCGAAATCAATCGGTTAAAGATTTAATTTATGGCGTCGGTATTACCTATGGCGATTTCTATAAGCCTGGTTGGTATGCTGCTGCAAACATCAATAAAAACGAAAACCACGATACCGACAACTTAGGTCGCTTAATCAAGGATGCCGTTGGGTTAGAGTCGCTTATCAGCTACCGTTTTGATAATGACGTGCGTACATTTATCGCTTACAACGTATTTGACGCGGGCGATGACTATGTTATCCAACCAAACTTCAATGCCGATCCTAATGATGTCTTTAAGCGTCAATTTGCCGTGATAGGCGCGCACTACTTTATGTCTGAAGACACCATTTTGTACATTGAAGCGCGTAAAGATTTTAGTGACTTCTCAAGTGCCGATGCTGCGCAGGAAGCACAAATGTCACAAACCGAAGACGACGGTATCGCCATCGGTTTCCATTACACGCTCTAG
- a CDS encoding TolB-like translocation protein, translated as MKQMSILIALFCSLIICDKSYGQNKYDLGQKPPGLTPELFAPGVVSTDEHRETEVLFLPDMSELSFTRAGGEYQKPTWIVMQFKHNQWIEKSIPEADRKAYQDKFSPPVSHIQNIESFKGIPIRGYTTSAKGTLYFYVLDLKDGSGHLSYSRLVDGKYETPHKMSKAINQGKYIAHPYIAPDESYIMWDAEQEGENTPDIYISFRNQDGTWTNAINMGDTINTAAYEQRPKVSPDGKYLFFWRGDKKVRKDGTSYWEGNPYWMDANIIETLRPTR; from the coding sequence ATGAAGCAGATGAGCATTCTAATTGCTTTGTTTTGCAGTTTAATAATTTGCGATAAAAGTTATGGCCAAAACAAGTATGATTTAGGACAAAAGCCACCGGGATTAACGCCCGAATTATTTGCTCCAGGTGTGGTTTCTACGGATGAACACCGCGAGACTGAAGTGTTATTTTTGCCAGATATGTCTGAGCTTTCTTTTACTCGCGCTGGTGGAGAATACCAAAAACCGACATGGATTGTGATGCAATTTAAGCACAATCAATGGATTGAAAAATCAATACCTGAAGCAGACAGAAAAGCATATCAGGATAAATTTAGTCCACCAGTTTCACACATACAAAACATCGAGTCTTTTAAAGGTATTCCAATCAGAGGCTATACCACCTCAGCAAAAGGGACACTCTACTTTTATGTCTTAGATTTGAAAGACGGCAGTGGGCATTTGAGTTATTCACGGCTTGTTGATGGTAAATATGAAACACCGCACAAAATGAGTAAGGCAATTAATCAAGGAAAGTACATTGCTCACCCCTACATCGCGCCAGATGAGTCTTACATTATGTGGGATGCTGAACAGGAAGGTGAAAACACGCCTGATATTTACATTAGTTTTCGTAACCAAGATGGTACATGGACAAACGCAATAAATATGGGAGATACGATTAATACGGCTGCGTACGAGCAACGTCCTAAAGTATCACCAGACGGGAAATATTTATTTTTTTGGCGAGGTGACAAAAAAGTCAGAAAGGACGGCACCAGTTACTGGGAAGGCAATCCATACTGGATGGATGCGAATATCATTGAAACACTGAGACCTACTCGCTAG
- a CDS encoding IS3 family transposase (programmed frameshift) produces MRKSKFTETQIVSMIKEAESGIPVPEICRKHGIGQSTFYKWRSKYGGMEASDVKRLKELEEENRKLKDMFATLSLKHSMLEDIIGKKAVKTSRRRAWVEHLRAQFNVSVAFACEVAGLSRSVFYYKHKRPSDDEVIDALLALVERHPRWGLPKLFKRLRNKGKPWNKKRVERVYNMLKLNLRRKGKRRIPTRTPEPLSAPTQHNESWSMDFMSDALSYGHRFRTLNVLDDFNRQALAIEVDTSLTSERVIRTLQQIIAWRGKPKQIRVDNGPEFTSTALEDWAMKNDIKLEFIEPGSPYQNGFVERFNRSYREEVLDLYLFESLQEVREITDEWLDIYNYERPHDSLGDMTPIGYLEAA; encoded by the exons ATGAGAAAAAGCAAGTTCACCGAAACCCAAATTGTCAGCATGATCAAGGAAGCTGAATCAGGTATTCCTGTGCCAGAAATCTGCCGCAAACATGGTATCGGCCAAAGTACGTTTTATAAATGGCGCTCAAAATATGGCGGGATGGAAGCTTCAGACGTTAAGCGACTTAAAGAGCTTGAAGAAGAAAACCGTAAGCTAAAAGATATGTTTGCAACGCTTAGCCTAAAGCACTCGATGCTTGAGGATATCATCG GCAAAAAAGCTGTAAAAACAAGTAGGCGCAGAGCTTGGGTAGAGCATTTAAGAGCTCAATTTAACGTCAGCGTCGCATTTGCTTGTGAAGTGGCAGGGCTAAGCCGCTCAGTTTTTTATTACAAACATAAACGGCCGTCAGATGATGAAGTTATCGACGCATTACTTGCGCTGGTAGAGCGCCATCCTAGGTGGGGGCTGCCTAAGCTATTCAAAAGGCTTCGCAATAAGGGTAAGCCGTGGAATAAAAAGCGTGTTGAACGCGTTTACAACATGCTAAAACTAAACTTGAGACGTAAGGGGAAGCGCCGTATTCCAACAAGAACACCTGAACCATTAAGTGCACCGACACAACATAATGAATCGTGGTCAATGGACTTTATGAGTGACGCATTAAGCTATGGACATCGTTTTAGAACACTGAATGTGCTGGATGATTTCAACCGACAAGCACTGGCGATTGAGGTCGATACAAGCTTAACTTCTGAACGAGTTATTAGAACGCTACAACAAATTATTGCTTGGCGAGGAAAACCAAAGCAGATTAGAGTGGACAATGGCCCAGAATTTACTTCAACGGCACTCGAAGATTGGGCAATGAAAAATGACATCAAGTTGGAATTTATAGAGCCAGGCAGTCCTTACCAAAATGGTTTTGTGGAAAGGTTTAATCGGAGTTACCGTGAAGAAGTGCTAGATTTATACTTGTTTGAGTCACTGCAAGAAGTACGTGAAATCACTGATGAGTGGTTAGATATTTATAATTATGAGCGACCTCATGATTCACTAGGCGATATGACACCAATTGGTTATCTTGAGGCTGCATAA
- a CDS encoding DUF4303 domain-containing protein, protein MLDVDKLSKMIAAAASESFSASRAKHRKDEILGYAILSHDTADSCCAAVATHHGLKSFVHGEDNDFLFSPPEWDEFDNGTAFASVNNELIKAYDEGDYEIDPDWHEKFREDVFEATVQGLEILVRQGFFGTEEERNRLYLAFCLSDSETFTTHLPSWVSKLNTDRVTNKFLAWQQCNSPKK, encoded by the coding sequence ATGTTAGACGTGGATAAATTATCAAAAATGATTGCAGCTGCTGCGAGCGAATCTTTTTCTGCCAGCCGTGCCAAACATCGTAAAGATGAAATACTGGGTTACGCTATTCTTTCTCATGACACTGCTGATTCGTGCTGCGCCGCGGTTGCTACACACCATGGCTTAAAGAGTTTTGTCCATGGTGAAGATAATGACTTTCTATTTTCACCACCAGAGTGGGATGAGTTTGACAATGGTACCGCGTTTGCGAGCGTTAATAATGAACTAATTAAAGCCTATGATGAAGGAGACTATGAAATAGACCCTGACTGGCATGAAAAATTCAGAGAGGATGTATTTGAAGCAACTGTGCAGGGTTTAGAAATATTAGTCAGGCAAGGTTTTTTTGGGACGGAAGAGGAAAGAAACCGTTTATATCTTGCCTTTTGTCTCAGCGACTCTGAAACCTTCACGACACATCTCCCAAGCTGGGTGAGTAAATTGAATACAGATAGGGTAACGAATAAGTTTCTAGCGTGGCAGCAATGTAACTCCCCCAAAAAATGA
- a CDS encoding TolB family protein: MLVKEIGISKRACFYSIMLFFIHEVQSYSELSAESYGIIYSFKDGNSKAIYLSDQGGRSPVRIVKATSSDGYPAVSPSKDKVTFYGKYDNFKTWSIHTVDITGRNLKRLTRKKYVWDSAPAWSLDGMTIAFAREYENKEGVWQEEIWLMNADGSEQRQIKNLAGRAPEFMPDGRLLYQSKASPSQISIASLDGGEVIQLTQDDTDNMSPQISPDGTKIAYLSNRDGNQEVYVMDIDGTNNKRLTRNDIQEWDPSWSPDGTKVYFASENVYGFYDVFSVNVDGTSIKRILQNSSQATVVPGLDQEALKKLMNTNERQ, from the coding sequence ATGCTTGTTAAAGAAATTGGCATCTCAAAGCGGGCTTGTTTTTACAGCATAATGTTATTTTTTATTCATGAAGTTCAATCATATAGCGAACTATCAGCTGAGTCGTATGGTATTATTTATAGCTTTAAAGACGGTAATAGCAAAGCGATTTACTTAAGTGATCAAGGTGGTAGATCGCCAGTTAGAATCGTGAAAGCCACATCGAGTGACGGCTATCCTGCTGTCTCACCATCAAAAGACAAAGTAACCTTTTACGGTAAATACGATAACTTTAAAACATGGTCAATCCACACCGTTGATATTACTGGCCGCAATCTGAAAAGATTAACGAGGAAAAAATATGTCTGGGATAGTGCACCCGCGTGGTCTTTGGATGGAATGACGATAGCGTTTGCTAGAGAATATGAAAATAAGGAAGGCGTTTGGCAAGAAGAAATTTGGTTAATGAATGCTGATGGTAGTGAACAGCGCCAAATTAAAAATCTGGCGGGTCGCGCTCCAGAATTTATGCCAGATGGGCGATTACTCTATCAATCTAAAGCCAGCCCAAGCCAAATTAGCATTGCCAGTTTAGATGGTGGTGAGGTTATTCAACTCACTCAAGATGATACTGATAACATGTCTCCTCAAATTTCTCCAGATGGCACAAAAATAGCCTATTTATCTAATAGAGATGGTAATCAGGAAGTATATGTCATGGATATTGATGGAACTAATAACAAGCGGCTGACCCGCAATGACATTCAAGAGTGGGATCCATCTTGGTCTCCAGACGGCACAAAGGTGTATTTCGCTTCAGAGAATGTGTATGGCTTTTATGATGTCTTTTCTGTAAATGTGGATGGCACGTCTATCAAAAGAATACTTCAAAACAGCTCGCAAGCGACTGTTGTACCGGGTCTTGACCAAGAAGCACTAAAAAAGTTAATGAATACAAATGAGCGTCAGTAG
- the recR gene encoding recombination mediator RecR yields the protein MQLSPSLTALIEALRCLPGIGPKSAQRIAFHLLERDREGGSQLGQSLTHAMQAIGHCSSCRTFSEVEVCDICQSIKRQDTGLLCVVESPTDVLAIEQTGQFNGLYFVLMGHLSPLDGIGPNEIGLDVLERKLSAGNINEVILATNPTVEGEATAHYISELCHKYQVEASRIAHGMPVGGELDLVDGMTLMHAFSGRKKL from the coding sequence ATGCAATTATCACCAAGTTTAACGGCGCTTATTGAAGCGCTGCGTTGTTTACCTGGCATTGGGCCTAAGTCTGCGCAGCGTATTGCCTTTCATTTATTAGAGCGAGACAGAGAGGGTGGCAGTCAACTAGGGCAGAGCCTGACTCATGCGATGCAAGCTATTGGTCACTGTTCAAGCTGCCGAACATTTAGTGAAGTTGAGGTGTGTGATATTTGTCAAAGTATCAAGCGCCAAGACACAGGACTGCTTTGCGTAGTTGAATCACCAACGGACGTATTGGCGATAGAGCAAACAGGGCAATTTAACGGCTTATATTTTGTGCTGATGGGACATTTATCACCTTTGGATGGCATTGGTCCCAATGAAATTGGCCTTGATGTTCTTGAGCGTAAACTAAGTGCTGGCAATATTAACGAAGTTATCTTAGCGACCAACCCAACGGTAGAAGGTGAGGCAACGGCGCATTATATTTCCGAGTTATGTCACAAATATCAAGTTGAAGCGTCTCGTATTGCTCACGGTATGCCAGTTGGCGGTGAGTTAGATCTGGTAGACGGTATGACGCTGATGCATGCGTTTAGTGGGCGGAAGAAACTCTAA
- the tpx gene encoding thiol peroxidase, giving the protein MLKTLVLVGGLFSAVSVAYDLPENTLDIGKVKADGKAVVLLGKGVKQGQAAPDFKVADADFTPVSLKDFEHRAVLISVVPSLDTGTCSLQTKHFNEKVASQFPDVAMLTISADLPFAQKRFCKAENIDKVKTLSDAVWHSFGENYGLLIKDMGLLSRAIFVLDKEHKVVYKQLVENLAKEPDYKEVVGALKRL; this is encoded by the coding sequence ATGCTGAAAACTTTAGTTTTGGTGGGTGGATTGTTTAGCGCAGTATCTGTGGCTTACGATTTACCAGAGAATACGCTGGATATAGGTAAAGTAAAAGCAGACGGAAAAGCGGTAGTACTACTTGGAAAAGGTGTAAAGCAAGGTCAAGCCGCCCCAGATTTTAAGGTTGCCGACGCCGATTTCACTCCGGTTTCACTAAAAGATTTTGAGCATCGCGCCGTTTTAATCAGCGTTGTACCTAGCCTAGACACTGGCACTTGCAGCCTACAAACAAAGCACTTTAATGAAAAAGTAGCGAGTCAATTTCCAGATGTCGCTATGTTAACTATCAGTGCAGACTTACCTTTCGCGCAAAAACGCTTCTGTAAAGCTGAAAATATCGACAAAGTTAAAACACTATCAGACGCCGTGTGGCATTCTTTCGGTGAAAATTATGGTTTGTTGATTAAAGATATGGGCTTGCTTAGCCGAGCGATTTTTGTATTAGATAAAGAACACAAGGTTGTTTACAAGCAGCTGGTAGAAAACTTAGCAAAAGAGCCAGACTACAAAGAAGTCGTTGGCGCACTGAAGCGTCTATAA
- the htpG gene encoding molecular chaperone HtpG, with protein MSAAQKETLGFQTEVKQLLNLMIHSLYSNKEIFLRELVSNASDAADKLRYLALQNGDLYEGDAELRVRLSVNKDAKTITISDNGIGMTRDEVISSLGTIAKSGTADFFKNLTGDQAKDSQLIGQFGVGFYSAFIVADKVTVRTRKAGESEAVEWESQGEGDFTIAEIEKAERGTEITLHLREEESEFLETYRLRGIVTKYSDHISIPVELYKDPVPESEGPDGEKIEAQPGEWEAINKATALWTRDKSEISEEEYKEFYKHVGHDWEEPLTWAHNKVEGKTEYTSLLYIPKKAPFDLYNRERQAGLKLYVQRVFIMDDAEQFMPSYLRFVKGLLDSNDLPLNVSREILQDNKITQAIRKGCTSRVLKMLERMGKNKPEDYQAFWNEFGNVIKEGPAEDFANKDAIAKLLRFSSTHTDEKTQNVSLEQYIERMKEGQDKIYYVVADSFEAAKSSPHLEIFRKKGIEVLLLSDRVDEWMMSHLTEFNEKPLQSITRGDLDLGDMDDEETKKAHEESEKEVEGLVERVKTALGDKVKEVRFTHRLTDSPACVVADDHDMSSQMQKLMEQVGQAVPESKPVFELNPEHQLVKHLNNEQDEDKFGQWAEVLLDQAMLAERGSLKDPAGFVSRLNKLMLDLQK; from the coding sequence ATGTCCGCAGCTCAAAAAGAAACATTAGGCTTTCAAACAGAAGTCAAACAATTACTAAACCTAATGATCCACTCTTTATACTCAAATAAAGAGATCTTTTTACGCGAGTTAGTATCTAACGCTTCAGACGCAGCTGACAAACTACGTTACCTAGCTTTGCAAAATGGCGATCTTTATGAAGGCGATGCAGAGCTACGTGTTCGCTTAAGCGTAAACAAAGATGCAAAAACCATCACCATTTCTGACAATGGTATTGGTATGACGCGTGACGAAGTGATCAGTTCACTTGGTACTATCGCAAAATCTGGTACAGCTGATTTCTTTAAAAACCTAACAGGCGACCAAGCAAAAGACTCGCAGCTGATTGGTCAATTCGGTGTTGGTTTCTATTCTGCATTCATTGTTGCTGATAAAGTAACGGTTCGTACGCGTAAAGCGGGTGAGTCAGAAGCAGTTGAATGGGAATCGCAAGGTGAAGGCGATTTCACAATTGCTGAAATTGAAAAAGCAGAGCGTGGTACAGAGATCACACTACATCTTCGTGAAGAGGAAAGTGAGTTCCTTGAAACTTACCGTCTTCGCGGTATTGTGACTAAATACTCGGATCACATTTCAATTCCTGTTGAACTTTATAAAGACCCAGTTCCTGAATCTGAAGGCCCAGATGGCGAGAAAATTGAAGCGCAACCTGGCGAGTGGGAAGCTATCAACAAAGCCACTGCACTTTGGACTCGCGATAAATCAGAGATCAGCGAAGAGGAATATAAAGAGTTTTATAAGCATGTTGGTCATGATTGGGAAGAGCCACTCACTTGGGCACACAATAAAGTAGAAGGTAAAACTGAATACACCAGCTTACTTTACATCCCTAAAAAGGCACCTTTCGATTTATATAATCGTGAACGTCAAGCTGGGCTTAAGCTTTATGTACAACGCGTATTTATTATGGATGACGCAGAGCAGTTTATGCCGAGCTACCTGCGCTTTGTTAAAGGCTTACTAGATTCTAACGATCTACCACTCAACGTATCTCGTGAGATCTTACAAGATAACAAGATCACTCAAGCTATTCGTAAAGGCTGTACGTCTCGCGTACTTAAAATGCTTGAGCGCATGGGCAAAAACAAACCAGAAGATTACCAAGCATTCTGGAATGAATTTGGTAATGTGATCAAAGAAGGTCCAGCTGAAGATTTCGCAAACAAAGATGCTATTGCGAAACTATTGCGCTTTAGCTCTACGCATACTGATGAGAAAACGCAAAATGTTTCTCTTGAGCAGTACATTGAGCGCATGAAAGAAGGCCAAGATAAGATTTACTATGTTGTGGCTGATAGCTTTGAAGCAGCAAAGAGCTCTCCGCATCTTGAAATCTTCCGTAAGAAAGGTATTGAAGTTCTGTTACTGTCAGATCGCGTTGACGAGTGGATGATGAGCCACCTCACTGAATTCAACGAGAAGCCACTTCAGTCAATCACGCGTGGTGATCTTGACTTAGGTGATATGGATGACGAAGAAACGAAGAAAGCGCACGAAGAAAGTGAGAAAGAAGTTGAAGGCTTAGTTGAGCGCGTGAAAACAGCACTTGGCGATAAAGTGAAAGAAGTACGCTTTACGCACCGCCTAACAGACTCTCCAGCGTGTGTGGTTGCAGACGATCATGACATGAGCTCGCAAATGCAAAAGCTAATGGAGCAGGTAGGTCAAGCCGTGCCCGAGTCTAAGCCGGTATTTGAGCTAAACCCAGAGCACCAATTGGTTAAGCATTTAAATAACGAGCAAGACGAAGACAAGTTTGGACAGTGGGCAGAAGTGCTACTAGACCAAGCAATGCTTGCAGAGCGTGGTAGCCTGAAAGATCCAGCAGGCTTTGTAAGTCGTCTTAACAAGCTAATGCTAGATCTACAAAAGTAA